Proteins from a genomic interval of Thunnus thynnus chromosome 5, fThuThy2.1, whole genome shotgun sequence:
- the LOC137182730 gene encoding protein FAM180A-like gives MLSWRMLLIGLFYCCIKTGATRYRSKVLFPAASRIQRGVATLVNPTFHNSFDDVHLLFEILLTGINFEASGEFSVRDAELASLRKTRDLEVICEDVIPRKLTDVFRLISDLSDYNGELHQDDFERTVLTLVYTAEQVVNSTTEHQRDVWAESFVSLYKAIKHDLTGTN, from the exons ATGCTGTCCTGGAGAATGCTCCTAATTGGTCTTTTCTACTGCTGCATCAAAACAGGTGCCACACGGTATCGAAGTAAAG TCCTGTTCCCAGCTGCAAGCAGAATACAAAGAGGTGTTGCAACTTTGGTGAACCCCACCTTCCACAATTCATTTGACGATGTTCATCTATTATTTGAG ATCCTACTGACTGGCATAAATTTTGAGGCCAGTGGAGAGTTTTCAGTGAGAGACGCCGAGCTGGCTTCTCTCCGAAAGACACGAGACCTGGAGGTCATCTGTGAGGACGTCATTCCTAGGAAGTTAACAGATGTATTTAGGCTCATCTCTGACCTTTCGGATTATAATGGTGAACTGCATCAGGACGATTTTGAGCGTACCGTGTTGACCTTGGTATACACCGCCGAGCAGGTGGTCAATTCCACTACTGAACACCAAAGAGATGTTTGGGCAGAGTCTTTCGTTAGCTTGTACAAAGCTATCAAACATGATCTGACAGGAACAAACTGA